The Maylandia zebra isolate NMK-2024a linkage group LG4, Mzebra_GT3a, whole genome shotgun sequence genome includes a window with the following:
- the il2rb gene encoding interleukin-2 receptor subunit beta isoform X1, translated as MSHTTFAAMEVLLCSHLLIVIISVHAAHSHRLSHGLSCANDFYNNVSCTLNSSAVGPGADCWLSGVMTIWTHGSPALYIQKCKLEQHENSLFGCSIVFENKTLNPFKRLNFSVNCNGVLVEALINYRPVDCIIMNPPSAPNVSINGTDLYITWSPGEKILPYLSALYFHIQTKTSDQDWTEARDFKTPDKELRLALSELKGHGDVRVRVKTEKSGYNGHWSHWSPASSWKVNSSDNLGNNTNSVNVCLLSVSEGFSLSSLVKMGLFGTVCFIIVVVLVVYKRCNTRGLLEGKAVPNPSKYFQSLHSVHEGNLKKWLNPLSVSESFFTAQPIDQISPVEVCEDFDVVPSTSPSSSSSSALLHFQNSDTSGIVNNSASSSIFSNRSYFTSSSSGGFACIDPTPAYFTYHDDFHPSFCPSLCGFPTYESLKREPQSPDSGFGIELEADNEEERYMEGGEQFLLDDHNIPFLILPVRFPPHTCPAFSPPTPPSLLVEPQMSSDSHQEDTPMTAASDDSSSAWLVPGAMCRSSSMPMEPGKTGYLTLKELQATFSNKSI; from the exons TCATACCACATTCGCAGCGATGGAGGTGCTGCTGTGCTCACACCTCCTGATAGTTATCATTTCAGTGCATGCGGCCCACTCCCACAGACTCTCACATG GACTTTCCTGTGCAAATGACTTTTACAACAATGTCAGCTGCACGCTGAACAGCTCTGCCGTGGGTCCCGGTGCAGACTGTTGGCTTTCGGGTGTGATGACAATCTGGACACATGGCAGTCCTGCCCTGTATAT CCAAAAATGCAAGCTTGAACAACATGAGAACTCTCTGTTTGGCTGCAGTATTGTCTTTGAAAACAAA ACTTTAAATccttttaaaagactgaacttTAGTGTGAATTGTAATGGAGTGTTAGTGGAGGCCCTAATAAACTATCGCCCAGTAGATTGCA TTATAATGAATCCTCCAAGTGCTCCCAATGTCAGCATCAACGGCACAGACCTCTACATAACGTGGAGCCCAGGCGAAAAAATCTTACCGTACTTGTCAGCCCTTTACTTCCATATCCAGACCAAAACCAGTGACCAAGATTGGACG GAGGCCAGAGATTTCAAAACACCAGACAAAGAGCTGAGATTAGCTCTGTCTGAACTAAAGGGGCATGGGGACGTCAGAGTGAGAGTTAAAACTGAAAAATCTGGATATAACGGCCACTGGAGCCACTGGAGTCCAGCGTCATCCTGGAAAGTGAATTCATCGGACAACCTTGGtaacaacacaaacagtgtAAACG TCTGTCTGCTCTCTGTTTCAGAGGGATTTAGTCTGTCTTCACTGGTGAAGATGGGACTGTTCGGCACCGTGTGTTTCATTATTGTTGTTGTGCTGGTCGTTTACAAAAGATGCAACACCAGGGG GCTGCTCGAAGGGAAGGCAGTACCGAACCCTTCAAAGTATTTCCAGTCGCTGCACTCTGTCCACGAAGGAAACCTAAag AAATGGCTGAATCCGCTCTCAGTTTCAGAGTCGTTCTTCACAGCACAGCCCATCGACCAAATCTCCCCCGTGGAGGTGTGTGAGGACTTTGATGTAGTCCCAtccacctctccctcctccagCTCCAGCAGCGCCCTGCTTCACTTCCAGAACTCAGACACCAGCGGCATCGTCAACAATTCCGCCTCTTCATCCATCTTCTCCAACCGGAGCTATTTCACCTCCAGCTCCTCCGGTGGCTTCGCGTGCATTGACCCCACCCCGGCCTACTTTACCTACCACGATGATTTTCACCCGTCCTTCTGCCCTTCGCTCTGCGGTTTTCCAACCTACGAGAGTTTGAAGAGGGAGCCGCAGAGCCCAGACTCGGGCTTCGGAATCGAACTTGAAGCTGacaatgaggaagaaaggtacATGGAAGGAGGAGAGCAATTTCTCTTGGATGATCACAACATTCCTTTCCTCATCCTTCCTGTACGCTTTCCTCCACACACATGCCCCGCCTTCTCTCCTCCAACACCTCCCAGCCTCCTTGTTGAACCACAGATGTCCTCTGACAGCCATCAGGAGGATACACCCATGACAGCTGCTAGCGATGATAGCTCTTCAGCCTGGCTCGTGCCTGGCGCCATGTGCAGATCTTCCTCCATGCCCATGGAGCCCGGTAAAACCGGCTACCTGACACTGAAAGAGCTGCAGGCAACATTCAGCAACAAATCCATCTGA
- the il2rb gene encoding interleukin-2 receptor subunit beta isoform X2: MSHTTFAAMEVLLCSHLLIVIISVHAAHSHRLSHGLSCANDFYNNVSCTLNSSAVGPGADCWLSGVMTIWTHGSPALYIQKCKLEQHENSLFGCSIVFENKTLNPFKRLNFSVNCNGVLVEALINYRPVDCIIMNPPSAPNVSINGTDLYITWSPGEKILPYLSALYFHIQTKTSDQDWTEARDFKTPDKELRLALSELKGHGDVRVRVKTEKSGYNGHWSHWSPASSWKVNSSDNLGNNTNSVNEGFSLSSLVKMGLFGTVCFIIVVVLVVYKRCNTRGLLEGKAVPNPSKYFQSLHSVHEGNLKKWLNPLSVSESFFTAQPIDQISPVEVCEDFDVVPSTSPSSSSSSALLHFQNSDTSGIVNNSASSSIFSNRSYFTSSSSGGFACIDPTPAYFTYHDDFHPSFCPSLCGFPTYESLKREPQSPDSGFGIELEADNEEERYMEGGEQFLLDDHNIPFLILPVRFPPHTCPAFSPPTPPSLLVEPQMSSDSHQEDTPMTAASDDSSSAWLVPGAMCRSSSMPMEPGKTGYLTLKELQATFSNKSI, translated from the exons TCATACCACATTCGCAGCGATGGAGGTGCTGCTGTGCTCACACCTCCTGATAGTTATCATTTCAGTGCATGCGGCCCACTCCCACAGACTCTCACATG GACTTTCCTGTGCAAATGACTTTTACAACAATGTCAGCTGCACGCTGAACAGCTCTGCCGTGGGTCCCGGTGCAGACTGTTGGCTTTCGGGTGTGATGACAATCTGGACACATGGCAGTCCTGCCCTGTATAT CCAAAAATGCAAGCTTGAACAACATGAGAACTCTCTGTTTGGCTGCAGTATTGTCTTTGAAAACAAA ACTTTAAATccttttaaaagactgaacttTAGTGTGAATTGTAATGGAGTGTTAGTGGAGGCCCTAATAAACTATCGCCCAGTAGATTGCA TTATAATGAATCCTCCAAGTGCTCCCAATGTCAGCATCAACGGCACAGACCTCTACATAACGTGGAGCCCAGGCGAAAAAATCTTACCGTACTTGTCAGCCCTTTACTTCCATATCCAGACCAAAACCAGTGACCAAGATTGGACG GAGGCCAGAGATTTCAAAACACCAGACAAAGAGCTGAGATTAGCTCTGTCTGAACTAAAGGGGCATGGGGACGTCAGAGTGAGAGTTAAAACTGAAAAATCTGGATATAACGGCCACTGGAGCCACTGGAGTCCAGCGTCATCCTGGAAAGTGAATTCATCGGACAACCTTGGtaacaacacaaacagtgtAAACG AGGGATTTAGTCTGTCTTCACTGGTGAAGATGGGACTGTTCGGCACCGTGTGTTTCATTATTGTTGTTGTGCTGGTCGTTTACAAAAGATGCAACACCAGGGG GCTGCTCGAAGGGAAGGCAGTACCGAACCCTTCAAAGTATTTCCAGTCGCTGCACTCTGTCCACGAAGGAAACCTAAag AAATGGCTGAATCCGCTCTCAGTTTCAGAGTCGTTCTTCACAGCACAGCCCATCGACCAAATCTCCCCCGTGGAGGTGTGTGAGGACTTTGATGTAGTCCCAtccacctctccctcctccagCTCCAGCAGCGCCCTGCTTCACTTCCAGAACTCAGACACCAGCGGCATCGTCAACAATTCCGCCTCTTCATCCATCTTCTCCAACCGGAGCTATTTCACCTCCAGCTCCTCCGGTGGCTTCGCGTGCATTGACCCCACCCCGGCCTACTTTACCTACCACGATGATTTTCACCCGTCCTTCTGCCCTTCGCTCTGCGGTTTTCCAACCTACGAGAGTTTGAAGAGGGAGCCGCAGAGCCCAGACTCGGGCTTCGGAATCGAACTTGAAGCTGacaatgaggaagaaaggtacATGGAAGGAGGAGAGCAATTTCTCTTGGATGATCACAACATTCCTTTCCTCATCCTTCCTGTACGCTTTCCTCCACACACATGCCCCGCCTTCTCTCCTCCAACACCTCCCAGCCTCCTTGTTGAACCACAGATGTCCTCTGACAGCCATCAGGAGGATACACCCATGACAGCTGCTAGCGATGATAGCTCTTCAGCCTGGCTCGTGCCTGGCGCCATGTGCAGATCTTCCTCCATGCCCATGGAGCCCGGTAAAACCGGCTACCTGACACTGAAAGAGCTGCAGGCAACATTCAGCAACAAATCCATCTGA